Genomic window (Streptomyces yatensis):
GCGACACCGATGGGGTGGACCTGGTGATCGTGCGGGAGAACACCGAGGGCGAGTACGTCGGCGCCGGCGGGATGGCGCACGCCGGCAGCGGACACGATCTCGGCATCGAGGTCGCGGTGCACTCCCGTCGCGCCATCGAGCGGGCGGCGCACCAGGCGTTCGCCCTGGCCGGCCGGCGGTCGGGACATCTGTGTCTGGTGACCAAGTCCAACGCGATGCGCTACGGCTATCCGCTGTGGGACCGGGTGGTGCGCGAGGTCGGCGAGCACTATCCGGCGGTGCGGCTGGAAACCGTGCTGGTCGACGCCATGGCCGCCCGGATGATCCAGGATCCGCGATCCCTCGATGTGCTGCTCGCGAGCAACCTGTTCGGCGACATCCTGTCCGATCTCGCCGCGGTGCTGGCCGGCGGTATGGGCATGGCGCCCAGTGCCAACGTCCTTCCGGGCGCGGACGTGCCGGGTGTCTACGAACCCGTGCACGGCTCCGCACCCGACATCGCCGGGAAGGGTGTGGCGAATCCGGTGGCATGCATGCTCTCCGGCGCGATGCTGCTCGACGACCTCGGACACGCCGGCGCGGCTCGCCGCGTGCGCGACGCGGTGGCGGCCACCCTGCGCGACACCCGGCACCACACGGCCGACCTCGGCGGCGACGCCAGCACGGCCGAGGTGGCATCCGCCGTCCTGCACACGATGGAAAGCCAGGGGTAGTACCTATGAGAGATTCCAGGCGGCCGGCCCGGGGGACCGGGACCCTCGCGGCCGCGTTCGCATGTCTGCTGCTGGCGGCCTGCTCGGCCGGGTCCACGGCATCCGGCGGCACCGGGAAGAACGCCCTGAACATCGGCCTCACCGCCGAGCCGGCCAACTTCGACTTCACCAAGACCGAAGGTGCCGCCATCTCGCAGGCACTGCTCAACAACGTCTACGAGAACCTGGTGAAGCTGGACCAGTCCGGGAAGATCCGGCCGCAACTGGCCACGTCGTGGAGCCTGTCCAAGGACCGCAAGACGTACACGTTCGAGCTGGTGAAGAACGCCAGGTTCAGCAATGGCGCACCGTTCACGGCCGAGGACGCCGCATTCTCCATCGAACGTGTCAGCTCCGACTGGACCATCGCGCAGAAGGCCCAGATGGACGTCGTCGACACGGCGCGGGCGGTGTCGCCCACCGAACTGAAGGTCTCCCTGAAGAGGCCGAGCAACGACTGGCTGTACCGGATGACCACCCGCGTCGGCGCGATGTTCAGCCGCACCGGCGTGGACAAGCTGGCCACCGAGCCGGTGGGCACCGGCCCGTATGTGGTGAAGAAGTGGAACCGGGGCGACTCGATCACGCTCGGCCGCCGCCATGACTACTGGGGGCGCAAGCCGCACTTCGCGTCGGTCACCCTCAAGTACTTCAAGGACCCGACGGCCATGAACAACGCGCTGCTCACGGGCACCATCAACGTGATCGGCACGATGCAGTCCCCGGATTCCCTGTACCGGTTCGCGAACAACCCGAAGTACAAGGTCATCGAGGGCACGACCAACGGCGAGGTGGTCCTCTCCCTCAACAATGGCTCGGGTCCGCTGAAGAACCCGAAGGTCCGCCAGGCGGTCCGCTACGCCATCGACCACAAGGCCCTGATGGACACCTGCTGGGCGGGCCGCGGCAAGCTCATCGGCAGCATGGTCCCGCCCACCGACCCGTGGTACCAGAACCTCACCAACGCCTATCCGTACAACCGCGACAAGGCCGAGAAGCTCCTCGAGGAGTCCGGCCAGGCCGGCCGCACACTGCGGCTGCGGCTTCCGACGCTGCCCTATGCCACCGCGTGCGGCACCGTGGTCAAGAGCCAGCTCGAACAGGCCGGGTTCAAGGTCAAGCTCGACCAACTGGAGTTCCCCGCCGCCTGGCTGACCACCGTGTTCAAGAACGCCGACTACGACATGTCCATCATCAGCCATGTGGAACCCCGCGACATGCAGGCGGTGTTCGGGAGCAAGACCTCCTACACCCGCTACGACAGCCCCGAATTCCGCGCGCTGCTGAAGAAGGCGGACCAGGGCACCCAGCAGGAGCAGATCACCTCCATGCGGGCGGCCGCCCGGCTGCTGTCCAAGGACGCCGCGGCCGACTGGCTGTTCCTGCTCCCGAACCTGATGGTGGCGAACGAGGACATCACCGGGCTGCCGGTGAACACCGTCTCCGAGTCACTGGATCTCACCGGCCTGGGCCGGTCATGAAAGGCGGCCTCAACCCATGATCGTCCGTCTGGCGCAGCGGATCGCGATCCTCCTGGCCGGCCTTGCCGTGAGCTCCGTGCTGGTGTTCGCGTTCATGGCGGTCCTGCCGGGGGATCCGGCACGCGTCGCACTCGGCACCAGCGCATCCGACACCGCGGTGGCGCAGCTGCGCGAGGAGTTCGGGCTCGACCGGCCGCTCGTGGACCAGTACCTGAGCTGGATCCACGGACTGGTGACCTTCGACCCGGGCAACTCCTACATCTCACACGCGCCGATCGGCCCGCAGATCTCCGACCGCCTCCAGGTCACCCTGTGGCTCGTCGGCACCGGGATGGTGATCGCCTGCATCCTGGCCATCCCCCTGGGCATGGTCATGGCCGTGCGGCACCGCAAGCCGTCCGGGTTCATTCTCTCGGCCCTGTCCCAGATCGGCGTGGCCGTCCCGGCCTTCCTCGCGGGCATCCTCCTGATCACCGTGTTCGCGGTGGGGCTCGGGTGGCTGCCGGCGAACGGCTGGACACCTCCGGTGGAGGATCCGGTCCTGTTCCTCAAACAGCTGGTGCTGCCGGCGCTGTCCCTCGGCGTGGTGCAGGGGGCCGTGCTCACCCGCTATGTCCGCAGCGCCGTGCTCGACGTCCTCAGGGAGGACTATCTGCGCACCGCCCGGGCCAAGGGGCTCCGTCCGACGCAGGCGCTGCTGCGGCACGGCCTGCGGAACGCGGCGGTGCCCGTGGTCACCGTCCTGGCGCTGCAACTCGCCACGCTGCTGGTGGGCGCCGTCGTCATCGAACGGGTCTTCGTCATCCCCGGTCTCGGGAGCCTGCTGCTGGACAGCGTCTCCAACCGCGACCTCATCCTGGTGCAGGACGTGGTCATGATCATCGCAACGGCGGTGCTGCTCGTGAACTTCCTGGTGGACATCATCTATCTGCTGATCGACCCGCGGCTGAGGGTGGGTGCGTCATGAGCGCTACGGACACGGAAGCCGCGCTCGCGTCCGCGGCGCCCGAGGGCCGTCGGCGGCGCCGCCGGGTGCCGGGCAGCCTCCTGGTGGGCGGTCTCATCGTCGTGGTCGTACTGGGCATGGCGCTGCTGTCCTTCGTGTGGACCCCGCACGACCCGACCCTGGTGAACCCCGCGGCGCGGCTGGCGAAGCCGTCGTCGGAGTACTGGTTCGGCACGGACAAATTCGGCCGCGACGTGTTCAGCCAGATCATGATGGGCTCGCGCACCACGCTCTTCGTCGGCTTCGTGGCGGTGGGGGTCGCGGCCCTGGTCGGAGTGCCCCTCGGCATCGTCGCCGGAATGGCGCCCGGCTGGTGCGGCGAGCTGCTGATGCGCGGCAACGATCTGATTCTTGCCTTCCCGGCGCTGCTGCTGACCATCATGTTCTCCGCCGTGTACGGCGCCGGCACGCTGGTCGCGATGGTCGCCATCGGCATCGCGTCCATCCCCCATTTCGCCCGGCTGATCCGCGGCGGCACGCTGCAGGTCATGCGGACCGAATACGTCATCGCCGCGCGCGCGGCGGGCCGCGGGCCGTTCGCCATCGCCCTGCGGCATGTTCTGCCCAACGTCAGCGGTCTGGTCATCGTGCAGGCGTCGGTCGGATTCGCCATCGCCGTACTCGCCGAAGCCGCGCTGTCCTTCCTGGGCTTCGGCACCCCGCCCCCCACCCCGTCCTGGGGCCGGATGCTGCAGGAGAGCCAGGAGATGCTGTCGATCGCCCCCCGGCTCGCCGTGTTTCCGGGCATCGCGATCGCGGTGGCGGTGCTCGGATTCAATCTGCTCGGTGACGGTCTGCGCGACCGCTTCGACCCCAAGATGGAGGACCGCCGATGACCCCGGCACCTGAGACGGCACCGGCCTCCGCGGCGGGCTCCGCCGGCTCTCCCGGCTCTCCCGACGATGTGCTGACCGTGCGGAATCTCGGCGTGGCGGTGGGCGGCCGCAAGCTCGTCGAGGACGTCGACTTCACCATCCGGGCGGGCGAACGGGTCGGCCTCATCGGCGAGTCGGGGTCGGGCAAGTCGCTGACCGCGCTGAGCGTCATGGGGCTGCTCCCCGAGGAGCTCCGGGCCACCGGCTCGGTGCGGCTCGCCGGAGTCGGCCACGACCTCGTGGGGGCCGACGAGGCGCGGATGTCCCGGGTGCGGGGCAAGGAGATCGCCATGGTCTTCCAGGAGCCCATGACCGCTCTGAACCCCACGATGAAGATCGGGCGGCAGATCGCCGAGGTCCTGCTGATCCACCGGACCAGGCCCGACCGCGCGTCCGCTCGCGCCGCCGCCGTGGAGCTCCTCGACCAGGTGGGACTGCCCGACCCCGCGGTCGCCGCCGATGCCTACCCGCACCAGTTCTCCGGCGGCCAGCGGCAGCGCGTGGTGCTGGCCATCGCCCTCGCGAACGACCCCGCGCTGCTGGTCTGCGACGAACCCACCACCGCACTCGATGTCACGGTGCAGGCGCGGGTGCTCGACCTGATCGTGCGGGGCGTGCAGGACCGCAGGTCGGCCATGCTCTTCATCACCCACGACCTGGCCGTGGTGGCCACCGCCTGCGAGCGGGTCATGGTCATGTACGGCGGGCGGGTGGTCGAGTCCGGCCCGGTCCGGGAGGTGTTCACCCGCCCCCGGCACCGCTACACCCAGGGCCTGATCGGCGCCTCCGACCTGACCGTGGTCGACGACCGCGGCCGGCTGGTCACCATCGGCGGGTCGGTGCCGCCCGCGGGACAGTTCCCCGCCGGATGCGTCTTCAGAAACAGATGCGGCCAGGCGACCGAGGTGTGCGCCACCCGGCCGGAATGGGTCGCGACCGGGCCGGACTCCGGCTACGCCTGCTTCCATCCGGTGTCCGGGACCGGCACCCCCACGAACCAGGAGGCCGGCCGTGGCTGAGCAGCCGACCAGCGCCCCCCTCGCCCCCGGGCCGGGAACCGGCCCGGCGGACGCCATCAGCGTCCGCGACATCACCCGCGACTACCGGCGGCCCCGTACCTCGCTGCGCCACCCCAGCCCGCCGGTGCACGCGCTGCGCGGCGTCAGCTTCGACGTCCCGCCGGGGCAACGGTTCGGCATCGTGGGCGAGTCGGGGTGCGGCAAGTCGACCCTGCTGCGGATCCTGGCCGGGCTCGACCGCCCCACCAGCGGCAGTGTCGCGATCGACGGCCGGGACATCACCGGGCTCCGGGAGAGACAGCTCCGGTTCGTCCGCGAGCGGCTCCAGCTGGTGTTCCAGGACCCGATGAGTTCACTGGACCCGCGCATGCGGGTCGGCGACATCGTGGCCGAGCCGCTCGTCGCGCAGGGCCACGGGAACCGCCGCGAGCGGGTGGCCGAGTTGCTCGAGGCCGTCGGCCTGCGAGCCGACGCGGCCGACCGGTATCCGCACCAGTTCTCCGGCGGCCAGCGGCAGCGCATCTCGATCGCGCGCGCTCTGGCCCCCCGTCCGAAAATCATCGTGGCCGATGAGCCGGTGAGCGCCCTGGACGTGTCCGTACGGGCCCAGGTCCTCAACCTCATCGCCGACCTCGTCGAGGAGTTGTCCCTCACGCTGGTCTTCGTCTCCCACGACCTGTCCGTGGTCCGCCATGTGTGCGACCGGGTCGCCGTCATGCACCACGGGCAGATCGTGGAGAGCGGGGCCACGGAGCAGGTGTACGAGGACCCGCGACATCCCTACACACGCAGGCTGATCTCCGCCGTTCCCACACTGGGCAAGGCACTGTCCGGAGTGTCGGCGGCCGACCTCAACCGGGAGTACCAACCGTGACGACCCATGCCGAACCCGCCGGCGAAAGCCCCGTGGCGAGGGAGTTTCCCGAGGGTCTTCCCATCGGCGACACCTGGGTGGAGGCACCCGCCACCGAGGACGTCCGTTTCCCCTACGACGGGACGCTCGTCGCAGGGGCGCCGATCGGGGACGCCTCCCTCGCCCGCCACGCGGTCGACGCGGCGCTCGCGATCCGCGAGCGCGTCGGCCGGCTCCCCTCGCACGTACGCAGGGCGGCGCTGCTCGCCACCCACGAGGCGGTCACCTCCCGGCGCGCGGACTTCGAACGGCTCCTCGTCCTGGAGACCGGCAAGCCGCTGGTCGACTGCCGGGTCGAGGTGGACCGCACCCTGCTGACCCTGCTCACGGCGGCCGAGGAAGTGGCCCGGCTGCACGGGGAGACGGTGCCGCTGGACCTGCTGCCGTCGGGCGAGGGGCTGCTCGGCTTCTGGACCCGCAAGCCGATCGGCGTAGTGGTGGGCATCGCGGGCTTCAACTATCCGCTGCTGCTCGCCGCGCACAAGATCGCCCCATCGCTGGCCGCCGGCTGCCCGATCATCGTCAAACCCGCCCCGCAGACCCCGCTGGCCACCCTGTGGCTGGTGCACCTCCTCCGTGAGGCGCTGCGCGCCGGCGGCGCCCCCCAGGCCGCGGTGCAGCTGGTGACCGGGGGCCCCGAGGTGGGCATCGCGCTGACCACCGACCGCCGGATCGGGGCGGTGTCCTTCACCGGTTCCGCCGCCGTCGGCCACCAGATCGCCCGGGACGCGGCACCCACCAAGGTGCTGCTCGAACTCGGCTCCAACGCCGCCCTGGTGGTGGCCGCCGACGCCGACCTCGACGCCGCCGCGGACGCGGTGGTGCGCGGCGGCTACTACGCGTCGGGCCAGGCGTGCATCAGCGTGCAGCGGGTCATCGTGGTGGACTCCGTGCGCAAGGAGTTCGTGGCCCGTTTGGCGGAGCGAGTGGCCCAGGTGGCCGTGGGCGACCCCCGCGATTCGCAGACCCGCGTCTCGGCACTCATCGACAAGCGGTCGACCGAGCGGGTGCGCGCGTGGCTGGCCGAGGCGGTGGAGGCGGGGGCGTCGCTGGTGGCCGGAGGATCGGTCACCGATGGTGTGATCGAGCCCACCGTGCTGCTCGATGTGGACCGCGCCCTCCCCGTCTGGGACGAGGAGGTGTTCGGCCCCGTGGTCGCCGTACGGTCGGTACCCGATCTGGAGACCGCCTTCGACCTGGTCAACGACTCGCGCTACGGACTGCACGCGAGCGTCTACACCAGCGCCCTGGACACCGCGTTCGCCGCTCTCGACCGCCTGGAGGTGGGCGGAGTGGTCGTCAACGAGGTTCCCGGCTTCCGTTCCGATGTCATGCCGTACGGCGGTGTGAAGGACTCCGGGGCCGGACGGGAGGGCCCGAGGTTCGCCATCGAAGAGCTCACCGTGACCCGTATGGCAGTGATCCGTCCGACGACGAAGAAGCCGTGAGGACCATGCGAGACAACGACCGCACCGATGCGGTGAACAGCTACTCCCGTCTGTTCCGGCTCGACGGCCGCAAGGCCGTCGTGGTGGGCGCGGGCAGTGGAATCGGCCGGGAGAGCGCCCTGGCCCTCGCCGCGCACGGCGCCACGGTGGTGTGCGCCGACCGTGATCTGACGGCCGCCGAGGAGACGGCGTCGATGGGCCGGGAGATGTCGGCGTACGCCCTCGATGTGCTCGACGGCGAGGGGGTCGCGCGTGCCGCCGAGGAGCTCGGCGCCGTCGACGTCCTCGTCTTCACCGCCGCGACGAACGTGCGCAAGCATCTGCTCGACTACACGGCGGAGGAGTTCGACCGGGTGGTGGGGCTCAATCTGCGCGCCTCCTTCGACCTGGTGCGGGCGTTCGGCCGTGGCATGGCCGAACGTGGCGGGGGAAGCATCATCGGCTTCAGCTCGATCCGCGCGGTGGCCGTCGAACCGGGGCAGGGGGTGTACGCGGCCACCAAGGCCGGCCTCGTCCAGCTGCTGCGGACCGCGGCGGCCGAGCTGGGACCGTCGGGCGTGCGGGTGAACACCGTCGCCCCGGGCGTCGTGGAAACGCCGCTGACCGCGCAGATCAGGGCCGTACCGGAATGGTCCGAGGCCTATGCGGCCAAGAGCGCCCTGGGCCGCTGGTCGCGGCCCGATGAGCTGGCCGGCGCCGTCGTCTATCTCGCCTCGGACGCGTCATCCTTCGTCACCGGGAGCCAGCTCTTCGTGGACGGAGGCTGGACGGCGATCGACGGACGCTATACGCCGCCCAACTGACCGGAGCGCCGGACACCTTCAGGCCCCTTCCTCCTGCATTCCACCCGGAGGAAGGGGCCTGAGGCCGTATCAGTCGATGCGCTCGAAGGGCTCCATGCTCTCTTCGTCCGGCGCGACCGTGAAGACGACCTTCTCGAGCTTTCCGGTGAACCCGAATTCGCCGTCGTAGCTGGGTGAGGACGGCGACAGGGTGTCCCGGCCGATGTCGAGGCCCTGCCAGCCCAGGAAGTGGGGGAGGACCCGCGGAATGTCCGCGGTGCCCACCGGCCTGCCCGACACGTACAGGTGTCCGACGCCCTTCATGTCACCGGTTTTGTCGAAGGCGAAGGTCAGCTCCGCCGGGCCGGTCGGGAGTTCCTCCGACGAGGTCACCGTGTACCGGGTGCCGAGGAAGTTGTACTCGTAGACCAGCCGGTTGTCCTTGACGTACAGGACGTATCCGCTGCTGATGTTGCCCAGGGAGACCAGGACACCCTCGTCCGACGCGGCGGCCCGGTCGACGTGCGCGGTGATGCGGTGCGCGCGGTTCATCACCGGGGGCACCGCGGCGCCGGGCAGATGGGCCATGCCGGGGTAGTAGGTGAAGGTGGTGCGTCTGCGCGGCGAGCCGGGACGCGGAATCTTCGCCCGGTAGGCGAAGCCGTTGTCGTCCAGGGGCAGCACATCGTACTTTCCCGCTTCCACCCAGAAGCGGGAAATCATCTTCTGCAGTTGCTCGGGCCGCTCCTGCGCCAGGTCGTCGCACTCCGAGAAGTCGGTGTCGTGGTGGTAGAGCTCCCACTGGTCGTCGTCGAAGGAGGTTCCGCGCTGGTGGAAGGAGACGGCCTTCCAGCCGTCGTGCCAGATCGCGCGGTGCCCGAACATCTCGAAGTACTGGGCCTCCTTGCGCGTCGGCGCGGTCGGCGCGTCGAAGGTGTAGGCCATGCTGGTGCCGTGGATCGGCATTTGCGGGATGCCGTGGTAGATCTCGGGCGCCCGCAGACCGAGCAGTTCGAAGAGGGTCGGCACGATGTCGCTGACGTGGTGGAACTGCTGCCGGTTCTCGTCGGTGCGCGGCAGTCCCCGGGGCCACCGCACGATGAGCGGGCAGCGGACGCCGCCTTCGTGGGTGTTCTGCTTGTAGCGCTTGAAGGGTGTGTTGCCCGCCTGTGCCCAGCCCCAGGGGTAGTTGGCGTGCGCGCGCGTGGTGCCGATCTCGTCGATGCGCGCGACCATCTCGTCGAAGTCCTCGGCTTGGCCGTTCTGGAACGCGGTGGGGTTGAGCGACCCCTTCTGGCCGCCTTCCTGGCTGGCCCCGTTGTCCGAGAGCAGGATGGTGATGGTGTTCTCCAGCCGGCCTATCCGCTCCAGGAATTCCATGAACCGGCCGATGTGGTGGTCGGTGTGGTCGAGCATCGCCGCATAGGCCTCCTGGAGGCGCACGGACAGCTTCTTCTCGTCGTCCGACAGCTCGTCGAAGGGCTCGACTCCGGGGTTGCGCGGGGCCAGTCCGGTGCCGGGCGGCAGGATGCCCCGTTCGATCTGGCGGGCGTGCCGGGTCGCGCGTTCGGCGTCCCAGCCGTGGTCGAACCGGCCCCGGTATTTCTCCAGGTACTCCTGCGGCGCCTGGTGCGGGGCGTGCGCCGCACCGAAGGCCATGTACATGAAGAAGGGCTTCTCGGGGGTGACCGACGTCTGGTCCGTGACGAATTCGATCGCCCGGTCCACCAGGTCCTCACTGAGGTGATAGCCCTCTTCCGGGGTCTTGGGCGGAGCCACGGCATGGTTGTCGTAGAACAGCTCCGGATAGAAGCTGTCCGTCTCGGCTTCCAGGAATCCGTAGTAGCGCTCGAACCCGCGGGAGAGCGGCCACTGGGTGTACGGCCCCGACGCGGTGGTCTGCTCCATCGGAGCCAGATGCCACTTGCCCACGGCCATGGTGTTGAAGCCGTTGTCGCGCAGCACCTCGGGCAGCATCGCGGCGGCCTTGGTGACCCGTCCGCGGCCGCTGGGGAAGCCGGTGTCGAAGTTGGACAGCATCCGCATGCCCACCGAGTGGTGGTTGCGGCCGGTCAGCAGGGAGGCCCGGGTCGGCGAACACAGCGTGGTGGTGTGGAAGTTGGTGTAGCGCAGGCCGCCGGTGGCCAGGGCGTCCATGGCCGGGGTCTCGATGTCCGAGCCGAAACAGCCGAGGTCGGAGAAGCCGACGTCGTCGAGCACGATGACCACGACATTGGGCGTGTCCTCGGGCGGCGCCGGCTGCTCGGGCCACCACGGAGTGGACTCCTCGTAGGTCGTGCCGATCCTGCCGTGGAATGTGCCGCTCGCGGACGGCGGATGCGGAGAGGCGTTGGTCATCCAGGACGCTCCTTTGCAGGGACATGGGTGCGCTGTGCCGGCGGTCCGTCAGCGTGGCGGTGGCAGATCCGCCGCGCAGCGGAACCCCATGTGCCCGGTGCTGCTGTCGGGTGTGTTGGAGGTGCGCGCGGCGACCCGGTAGCGGTTGCAGTACGACGCGTGGCACAGGTAGGAGCCGCCCCGGATCACCTTCGCCTCACCGGCGGGAGGTCCGGCCGGATCCCGGCGGGTCTCGGGGCGGTCGGCCGCGTGCCATGTGGTGCTCCACCAGTCGGAGCACCATTCCCACACATTGCCCGAGGTGTTGTACACGCCGAAGTTGTTGGCCCGGTAGGTCTTGACCGGCGCGGTGCCCAGATACCCGTCCTCGCCGGTGTTGACCTGCGGGAACTGTCCCTGCCAGATATTGCAGCGGTGCTGCCCCCGGGGCTGGAGCTCATCCCCCCACGGGAAGCGGGCGCGCTCCAGACCGCCACGCGCCGCCATCTCCCACTCCGCCTCCGTGGGCAGCCGCTTGCCCGCCCATGTCGCGTAGGCGGACGCGTCACGCCAGGAGACATGGACGACGGGGTGGTTCGACAGCTCGGTCCAGGACGACCCCGGCCCGTAGGGCGCCCGCCAGCACGCCCCGTCCACCGCGAGCCACCAGGGTGCCTCCGCCACCGTGCCGTCGCGCACCAGGTGCCGGGCGTCGGGGTGGACGAGTGCGTAGAACACGAAGGACCAGCCGTAGCGCTCGGCATCGGTGCGGTAGCCGCTGCTGCGCACGAACGTCGCGAACTGCCTGTTGGTGACAGCGGTCGCGTCGATGAGGAACGGCGACAGCCGCACCGCCCGGACCGGGCCTTCACCGTCCTCGGGAAACGCGTCGGCGTCGTCGCCTCCCATCAGATACGTCCCCCCGGGGATGCGCAGCATGGCGCGCAGCCCCTGCGCCCGGTCCCGATCCGGCGCCTGGAGCCGCACGGCGGACGGCTCGGGCATCTCCCCATCGCCCCCTGATGTGGGGGCGCAACATGCTCCTGCCATCGCTCCTCCAACCGCGGCCGCTGTTCCTCGCCCGACGCTGGGTCTTCTGAGGTAACTGGTCTGGCCAGCATCATATTCTGGCTAGTTGAAAGAGTGTGTTTCGGTCCGAATACCGCTGTCAAGGGAGGCACCGAGCCCCAGGGACACCATGTGGAGCGGTACGTTCGGCCTGTTCGCGGACTGCTCCGCGGTCATCCAAGGGCCGTCGTCCGGGGGGTGTGGTCGGTTTCGCGTTGGGCGGCGTACCAGCCCAGTGCGCGCACCATGGCCTTGTGCGGGGTCGGCGGGAGCAGGGGGGCGAGGGTTTCCCAGGTCGTGTCGACGAGTTCGCGGGCCTCGGCCATGCACGCGTCCAGGGCTCCGCTGCGCATCAGCAGGTCGGACGCCTGGAGCGCACCAGTGTCGGAGCGCTGCCGCAGGGCGTCGCGCAGGCGTTGGCGGCCGGCGGTGTCGAGGAGGCCGGTGGCGTGGGCCACGGGGTAGGTGACCTCGCCGTTGCGGAGGTCTTCGGCGGGGGAGCGGGTGGTGATGCCCTGCTGGTATTCGTCGGGGGTGCACTGCCCGTACAGGTCGAAGACGTCGTCGGTGATCTGGTACGCGATGCCGACGGCCTCGAAGTACGCGCAGATCGCGTCGAGTTGGGTCTCCTCGGCGCCGCCGAGGATCGCGGAGACCTCGGCGGTGCTGCGGACGAGCATGCCCGTCTTGAGCCGGTGGGCGGTGCGGATCTGGTCGAGGAGGGGGCGGGCGTCACCGGTGGCCACGGCGTGGTCGAACGCGGTGTGGTGCCCGGCGAGGTCCAGGGCCTGACCGGCGTGGGCGGCGCGCAGGTCTCGCAGATAGAGCCGGTAGATGCGCAGCATGGTGGCGGCGTCGGCCTGCGGGACGCGCTGGATGAGGGCGTCGAAGGTGTAGTAGCCGAGCGTGCCTGCGGTGATCGCCGGAGCGGTGCCGTAGACCTCGTGGACGCTCGGACGGCCGCGCCGGGTGGGCGAGTTGTCCTGGATGTCATCGATGACCAGCGCCGAGACATGCAGCAGCTCGGTGACCGCGGTCAGCGGCCGGTAGCGCTCGGGGTCGGCGCCGAGAAGACAGAGGACGGCCGCGGCCACGTAGGGGCGCCAGGAGCGTCCGGGGTTGTCGAGCAGGTGCAGCACGGGAGCGGCGACCGCATGATGGAGGCGGATCCGGGCGGCGGTGTCCAGGTCCGTGCCGCCGCTGGTGCCGGTGAGCAGGCCCAGCGCGGTCTCGTCGGTGGCATCGGTGGAATAGAGCGCGGCGGCTTCCGCCCGGGCGATGTCGTGGGTGCGGCGCATGTAGTGCTCGATATCGCCGATGGTGTTGGTCGGGAGGGTCTGCAGGAACGCCGTGCCGGCCACCGGCGTGGTTCCCATGACGCCGCGCACGGTGGCGGGGCTCTCCCAGAAGGCGCGTCCGACGATCAGGGTACGGACCTCGCCCTCCGTCGCCGGAGCGATCACCTCGGCATCCAGTCCGAGGTCGGGGACGCGCACACGCACCGCGGTGGGGTAGGTGTTGAGGGTGGCCAGTGAGGTCCAGTGGCGCACTGGCTGCCAGTCCAGGTCGTGGTAGCTGACCCCGCCGTCCGGGGCGACCACCGTGGCCCGGGTGGACGCCGGCGTGGTGGCACCCGTGGCGGGGTCGGTGTTGCGCGCGTGAATGCAGCCGATCTCCCAGCCGTTGCCGAGCTGGATACCGGCCCACTCCCAGGTGTGGTCCGGCGTTCCCGGGGC
Coding sequences:
- a CDS encoding isocitrate/isopropylmalate dehydrogenase family protein, with translation MTGDPEVVRLAVIPGDGIGPEVVAATVPALRSALEAEGHRLDVTSYDWGGERYLRQGAAMPADAADLVKQADAVLFGAVGRPDVPEHELVWGLIIGLRQQLDLAVNLRPVRAFPGVPTKVRDTDGVDLVIVRENTEGEYVGAGGMAHAGSGHDLGIEVAVHSRRAIERAAHQAFALAGRRSGHLCLVTKSNAMRYGYPLWDRVVREVGEHYPAVRLETVLVDAMAARMIQDPRSLDVLLASNLFGDILSDLAAVLAGGMGMAPSANVLPGADVPGVYEPVHGSAPDIAGKGVANPVACMLSGAMLLDDLGHAGAARRVRDAVAATLRDTRHHTADLGGDASTAEVASAVLHTMESQG
- a CDS encoding ABC transporter substrate-binding protein, whose protein sequence is MRDSRRPARGTGTLAAAFACLLLAACSAGSTASGGTGKNALNIGLTAEPANFDFTKTEGAAISQALLNNVYENLVKLDQSGKIRPQLATSWSLSKDRKTYTFELVKNARFSNGAPFTAEDAAFSIERVSSDWTIAQKAQMDVVDTARAVSPTELKVSLKRPSNDWLYRMTTRVGAMFSRTGVDKLATEPVGTGPYVVKKWNRGDSITLGRRHDYWGRKPHFASVTLKYFKDPTAMNNALLTGTINVIGTMQSPDSLYRFANNPKYKVIEGTTNGEVVLSLNNGSGPLKNPKVRQAVRYAIDHKALMDTCWAGRGKLIGSMVPPTDPWYQNLTNAYPYNRDKAEKLLEESGQAGRTLRLRLPTLPYATACGTVVKSQLEQAGFKVKLDQLEFPAAWLTTVFKNADYDMSIISHVEPRDMQAVFGSKTSYTRYDSPEFRALLKKADQGTQQEQITSMRAAARLLSKDAAADWLFLLPNLMVANEDITGLPVNTVSESLDLTGLGRS
- a CDS encoding ABC transporter permease translates to MIVRLAQRIAILLAGLAVSSVLVFAFMAVLPGDPARVALGTSASDTAVAQLREEFGLDRPLVDQYLSWIHGLVTFDPGNSYISHAPIGPQISDRLQVTLWLVGTGMVIACILAIPLGMVMAVRHRKPSGFILSALSQIGVAVPAFLAGILLITVFAVGLGWLPANGWTPPVEDPVLFLKQLVLPALSLGVVQGAVLTRYVRSAVLDVLREDYLRTARAKGLRPTQALLRHGLRNAAVPVVTVLALQLATLLVGAVVIERVFVIPGLGSLLLDSVSNRDLILVQDVVMIIATAVLLVNFLVDIIYLLIDPRLRVGAS
- a CDS encoding ABC transporter permease; the encoded protein is MSATDTEAALASAAPEGRRRRRRVPGSLLVGGLIVVVVLGMALLSFVWTPHDPTLVNPAARLAKPSSEYWFGTDKFGRDVFSQIMMGSRTTLFVGFVAVGVAALVGVPLGIVAGMAPGWCGELLMRGNDLILAFPALLLTIMFSAVYGAGTLVAMVAIGIASIPHFARLIRGGTLQVMRTEYVIAARAAGRGPFAIALRHVLPNVSGLVIVQASVGFAIAVLAEAALSFLGFGTPPPTPSWGRMLQESQEMLSIAPRLAVFPGIAIAVAVLGFNLLGDGLRDRFDPKMEDRR
- a CDS encoding ABC transporter ATP-binding protein, with the translated sequence MTPAPETAPASAAGSAGSPGSPDDVLTVRNLGVAVGGRKLVEDVDFTIRAGERVGLIGESGSGKSLTALSVMGLLPEELRATGSVRLAGVGHDLVGADEARMSRVRGKEIAMVFQEPMTALNPTMKIGRQIAEVLLIHRTRPDRASARAAAVELLDQVGLPDPAVAADAYPHQFSGGQRQRVVLAIALANDPALLVCDEPTTALDVTVQARVLDLIVRGVQDRRSAMLFITHDLAVVATACERVMVMYGGRVVESGPVREVFTRPRHRYTQGLIGASDLTVVDDRGRLVTIGGSVPPAGQFPAGCVFRNRCGQATEVCATRPEWVATGPDSGYACFHPVSGTGTPTNQEAGRG
- a CDS encoding ATP-binding cassette domain-containing protein, encoding MAEQPTSAPLAPGPGTGPADAISVRDITRDYRRPRTSLRHPSPPVHALRGVSFDVPPGQRFGIVGESGCGKSTLLRILAGLDRPTSGSVAIDGRDITGLRERQLRFVRERLQLVFQDPMSSLDPRMRVGDIVAEPLVAQGHGNRRERVAELLEAVGLRADAADRYPHQFSGGQRQRISIARALAPRPKIIVADEPVSALDVSVRAQVLNLIADLVEELSLTLVFVSHDLSVVRHVCDRVAVMHHGQIVESGATEQVYEDPRHPYTRRLISAVPTLGKALSGVSAADLNREYQP